The following are from one region of the Bradyrhizobium septentrionale genome:
- the flbT gene encoding flagellar biosynthesis repressor FlbT, with product MALKVELKPNERIIVGNCVITNTDQRARLLIDGDRIPILREKDILTPETADTPAKLIYLAVQLMYLSPDPMAHHPTYFSLVRDIITATPSAWPFIESVNNFILNGDLYHALKESKKLIAHEEKLLESARSQQNANQDDTRKSA from the coding sequence ATGGCCCTGAAGGTCGAACTCAAACCGAACGAGCGCATCATCGTCGGCAATTGCGTGATCACCAACACCGATCAGCGGGCCCGCCTTTTGATCGACGGTGATCGGATTCCGATCCTGCGCGAGAAGGATATCCTGACGCCGGAGACCGCGGACACGCCGGCGAAGCTGATCTATCTGGCCGTGCAGCTGATGTATCTGTCGCCGGATCCGATGGCGCACCACCCGACCTATTTCAGCCTGGTGCGCGACATCATCACCGCGACGCCGAGCGCCTGGCCGTTCATCGAAAGCGTCAACAATTTCATCCTCAACGGCGATCTCTATCATGCGTTGAAGGAATCCAAGAAGCTGATCGCGCATGAGGAGAAGCTGCTGGAAAGCGCGCGCAGTCAGCAGAACGCCAATCAGGACGACACCCGCAAGAGCGCGTAG